One segment of Paraburkholderia sp. PREW-6R DNA contains the following:
- a CDS encoding LysR family transcriptional regulator, which yields MHEINSRRLGHLIALAEEGSFARAAERVHLSQPALSRSIQALEKELETKLFDRAARGVAVTAAGRMLVERARRVLFETRCFFRDVELLKAHELGEVTIGLGPYAAVVLLPELLVEISNRFPKIKVSVELGDGEALLAKLRAEQIDFLVTDRRVAPVTPDVTLRRLPRHGGCWFARPGHPLLARGSVPLAALREFPLVSVTLPPFMKDALHRLLKIRSHEEIALQVECNDVNVLKEVVARTDAVLFATASAIRHDLEAARLAPIKLTNPQRLGLEFALFYLADRTHSPAASSALALAERVLNDANEAAQGILHT from the coding sequence ATGCATGAGATCAATTCACGCAGGCTAGGCCATCTGATCGCGCTAGCTGAAGAGGGCAGCTTCGCCCGCGCGGCGGAGCGCGTCCACCTGAGTCAACCGGCGTTGAGCCGCAGTATTCAGGCACTCGAAAAAGAACTGGAAACGAAGCTCTTCGATCGCGCGGCACGCGGCGTGGCCGTGACCGCAGCGGGCAGGATGCTCGTCGAACGGGCGCGGCGCGTGCTGTTCGAAACACGCTGCTTTTTTCGCGACGTCGAATTGCTGAAAGCCCATGAACTCGGCGAGGTTACGATCGGGCTCGGGCCTTACGCCGCAGTGGTTCTGCTGCCCGAACTGCTCGTCGAGATATCGAACCGCTTTCCAAAGATCAAGGTATCAGTCGAACTCGGCGACGGCGAAGCGTTGCTCGCAAAGCTGCGCGCCGAGCAGATCGATTTTCTCGTGACCGACCGACGGGTAGCACCCGTCACGCCGGACGTCACCCTCAGACGGCTACCGCGTCATGGCGGGTGCTGGTTCGCGCGCCCCGGGCACCCTTTGCTCGCGCGCGGCTCCGTGCCGCTTGCCGCGCTGCGCGAATTTCCGCTCGTCTCCGTGACATTGCCCCCGTTCATGAAAGACGCGCTGCATCGGCTGCTCAAAATCCGTTCTCACGAAGAGATCGCGCTGCAGGTCGAATGCAATGACGTGAACGTGCTCAAGGAGGTCGTGGCGCGCACGGACGCGGTGCTCTTCGCCACCGCTTCCGCGATCAGACACGACCTCGAGGCAGCGCGGCTTGCCCCTATCAAACTCACGAATCCGCAGCGGCTCGGTCTCGAATTCGCGCTCTTCTATCTCGCGGACCGCACACATTCACCCGCGGCGAGCTCCG